A genome region from Saccharicrinis carchari includes the following:
- the yidD gene encoding membrane protein insertion efficiency factor YidD, which produces MVMNLLIKLFEWLKAVVVFILILPIKIYQYTLSPMLGASCRYTPTCSTYSIQALKKYGPIKGSYLAIRRILSCNPWGGHGHDPVP; this is translated from the coding sequence ATGGTGATGAATCTGTTGATTAAGCTATTCGAGTGGTTAAAAGCAGTTGTTGTATTTATTTTAATTCTACCGATAAAAATATATCAATATACGCTTTCACCCATGTTAGGCGCATCGTGTCGGTATACACCTACCTGTTCCACCTATAGTATACAGGCCCTCAAAAAATATGGCCCAATAAAAGGCAGTTATTTGGCCATAAGGCGTATTCTGAGCTGTAACCCATGGGGCGGTCATGGGCACGATCCAGTTCCTTAG
- a CDS encoding uroporphyrinogen-III synthase produces MKIKRILVSQPKPATEKSPYFELAEKSNVKIDFRPFIQVESVPTKEFRTQKVNLLDHTAVIFTSRTAIDNYFRVAEELRIVVPDSMKYFCISEATAYYLQKYIVYRKRKIFHSTGKFTDLIEVVKKHKDENYLVPLSDIHKQEIPDLLEKNKIKYSKAILYRTVSSDLSDIKNIDYDILVFFSPSGIASLLQNFPNWDQKETKIASFGPATAKAVTEAGYRLDIQAPMPQAPSMTMALELFIKKHNKAKK; encoded by the coding sequence TTGAAAATAAAACGAATATTGGTTTCTCAGCCAAAGCCCGCAACAGAAAAGTCTCCTTATTTTGAATTGGCAGAAAAAAGTAATGTAAAAATTGACTTCCGTCCGTTTATTCAGGTAGAGAGTGTACCCACAAAAGAATTTCGTACACAAAAAGTTAATTTGCTCGACCATACTGCAGTAATTTTTACCAGCCGTACGGCCATTGACAATTATTTTAGGGTTGCCGAAGAATTAAGGATAGTAGTACCGGACTCCATGAAGTATTTTTGTATTTCGGAAGCCACGGCGTATTATTTACAAAAATACATTGTCTATCGAAAAAGAAAAATTTTTCATTCAACAGGGAAATTTACTGATTTAATAGAGGTAGTAAAAAAGCATAAAGACGAGAATTACCTGGTACCGCTTTCCGACATTCACAAACAGGAAATTCCTGATTTGCTCGAAAAAAATAAGATAAAGTACTCAAAGGCCATCTTGTACAGAACGGTAAGCAGCGATTTGAGTGACATAAAGAATATCGATTACGATATTTTGGTGTTTTTTAGCCCTTCGGGCATAGCCAGTTTGTTACAAAATTTCCCTAACTGGGATCAAAAAGAAACCAAAATTGCGTCCTTTGGGCCCGCAACAGCCAAAGCGGTTACCGAAGCCGGCTATCGACTCGACATTCAAGCTCCTATGCCCCAGGCACCATCTATGACCATGGCATTGGAACTTTTTATTAAAAAACATAACAAGGCTAAAAAGTAA
- a CDS encoding ribonuclease P protein component has translation MPQESFTFPKNEKLCSHTLIETLFTKGAAFVSYPFRVIYLTTQLPHDVPAQVLFSVSKKRFKRAVHRNLIKRRCSEAYRLNRMQFIETQRQSSQQVAFAMIYISNEKLPYQKICNGMIKSLRKLSQQLEQKSDGDESVD, from the coding sequence ATGCCCCAAGAATCATTTACATTCCCCAAAAATGAAAAATTGTGCAGCCATACACTCATCGAAACGTTGTTTACTAAGGGGGCTGCTTTTGTGAGTTATCCGTTCCGGGTTATTTATTTGACCACCCAATTGCCCCACGATGTACCAGCTCAGGTATTGTTTAGTGTATCTAAAAAAAGATTTAAACGGGCAGTCCATCGTAATTTGATTAAACGGAGGTGTAGCGAGGCATATCGTCTGAATAGAATGCAATTTATAGAAACACAGCGCCAAAGCAGTCAGCAAGTTGCGTTTGCTATGATTTATATTTCCAATGAAAAATTACCGTACCAAAAAATATGTAATGGTATGATAAAATCTTTGCGTAAATTGAGTCAACAATTGGAGCAAAAAAGTGATGGTGATGAATCTGTTGATTAA